The following DNA comes from Anopheles arabiensis isolate DONGOLA chromosome 3, AaraD3, whole genome shotgun sequence.
AATCTCGGACAGCTTCTCAAACGCACCGACGTAATCGCGCCCGGCCAGACTTTCCTCCGCCGACCGTTCCAGATCGGCGATTCGATGGCAGGGTGAGCTGAAATCGCTCGTCAGCTCCACGCTCGGGCTGATTTCCTTCAGTTCCCGTATGATGGCCGCTCCGATGACGGATTTGTCGGGCAGGCGGGAAAGGGCTTGCGTGTAGCAGCGGAACGCACCCTCGTGGTAGGCGTGGGCAATGTTGCTCACCCGCAGCCGCTCCTGCTTAGCGTGCGCGGTGCGGAAGGATCGTGCCGCACGGAGCAGTGCCTCGACCTCGCCCGTATCGTTGCCGATAAGCTTTTCGCATTTGCTTTGACCGATGTAACATTTCGCTGCATATTCTGGCTGGAATGCTTCGTTGAAGCTGTTCGCTAGCGCACCGAACTCGTCCGAAACTTCCGATACACTTGGTCCGAAGCGTctgaaaaaggggtttttgtgCTTTGCAATGAATGTAGCAGAGGAAGTTGTTTTTGGGGCGAACGCACTTACTTGATCAATACTCGCTGTATCTTCTTCAGCTTGTTGCATGTCGTTTTGTACTGATAAATCAAATCAGAGCTGGCCATTTTATTTAGCAGCGGCTCCGAGATGGCTCGATTCGACCGAATCTATTCACTCGCTCGGTGCAATTCTGATTGCTTCAATTgctttttcttgtgttttttttcgtccctCTTCACAGCGAtgatgtaaacaaacagctgtCACTGGGCCATTGCGATAGGAAAACAGAGAAACGTGCACCGAACCGATCGTACCTCTTGCTGGGAGCGGGCAAAAAGTTAGGAAAATCTGTGTAAGTATCTAATTGGAACCTGTTTTTCGTGCATTTCAAAGAAAACTGAAGCCATTTACATTACTGTGAAGCATCGGAAAGCACAGTAAAACGTGTTGTTTGGACGATTCCAGCACTGCCCCGTTTCATTGTTTATGCAATCTCTGTTTCAGCTTCGGTCGTTCCAAGGAGAGGTGAAAATGCGACACGCAAAGTTCATCGCACGCACGGTGCtggtgcaaaacaacaacgtcGAGGAGGCATGCCGAGTGTTGAACCGCATTTTGGGCAAGGAGGAGATTTTCGACCAATACCGACGCACTCGTTACTACGAAAAGCCATTCCAGGTACGGTAATCCAGCTCCCCGGCCCGGTCCCAACGTTGAGCCGGTCCATATCTGTTGCTGAAATTTGCTTCTGATGTATGATATTTCTGTTGCAGACTCGACGACGCATCAACTTTGAACGCTGCAAATCTATTTACAACGAGGACATGAATCGAAAAATCCAATTTGTGCTCCGCAAGAACCGGGTCGAGCCGTTCCCGGGATGCAATTAGTTTGATCGGTTACAAAATATATTCGCTGTAGTCTGGTGAAGAGATCATGATacgtttatttattcataaGAATCATGCTGTGGATGAGAATTAACCACAAACGAATAcgattgtttgcttttggtcaataatttattgaaaaagtTGTGaaattgtgaaatatttcaacgcGCCACCCAGGAAGACCTGCAGCCGACACATTGCACGAGCGCTCTGAGAACTGAAAGCGGCACCGTAAACCAAGCGACGCGGGGCGGCGATGTCAACTGTCAAACAGATGACACGACAGTGTGGGAGCGAGCAGGCAACAGCACATAAAAAAGAGGAGTCAACTTTTCTGGGACCGAAAGAAGCGAAAATTCCGTGCCGATCGTGTTTGCGCTTTCCTGGATTTTTCAAGCCAGGTGCAAAGAAAAGTCGGAAAATTGGGTGCACCGTGCAGCTACACCGTTCGCTacacaagcgcacacacacggccgCCTACGCAAACCGATAGATCCGGTGCAGCGAGCGTGATTAGCTTTCAATTCCCCCTCCCGACACTCTCTGCACGGACCTGGAACTGCAACGCGTTCCAACCCGggggtagtagtagtggttggTTGTCCCTTGGCCTGATAATTGGAGCGGTGCCGCCGACCGTCGAACGTCCTCCCGGTATTGACCGACCGCGAAGACCGCGTTGAAGACGTcctggtgtttgtgtgtgtgtgctgctgtatTGCTGGAGCACGCCAAGGAGACGGTTTTTATCGTATCTTTGAAGCGagcgtgtgcttgtgtatgtgtcagtgcagtgtgtatgtgtgtgtgttgatgttgcGGTGCGTGTGGTTGTGCGTTAGTAAAAAAAGTGAATCCAAGTAGGCAGGGCCCACACCAAAAGCGGGGTCGTGCAAAGTCGTTGTCCACAAGGCCCCGTTGTTCGTACCACTCTCATCCCACGGGAGCTGGCAGAAGTTGTTTGCGtggaaaagtgtttttataattaatttgttGGTGCATTGAAGTAAGACGGGCGGCAACGTCCTCGAGACCCCACCCCCTACCAGCGACACACAAGGGCTCTCGCGAAACGCCGCTGACGATCGTGAGATCACGCGAAAGGagtggcagcaaaaaaagaagcgccGAATTTGGGAAGCGAAGCGAAGGAAAGTCCCATCCCTTCCCGGGGTTTAGCGAAACCAGCAAACAAGACAAATTTGACGTAacttaccaccaccatcgcagGGGCAAAGACAGTTTGCCAGTTTTGGATGAGCAAAAATGATTCTGCTAGAGATCAACAACAGAATTGTGGAGGAAACGCTTACAGTGAAATTCAAGAATGCAATCGCAGGGTGAGTAATCCGTCGCCGCGTACGACCGACtaatcgtcatcatcatcacgtcATCGCCGGGCATTGTGCGGCAGCGTAAACTCCCTTCTTTTCGCTTCTTCCCTCCTCAACGGCTACTGGGGATGAAAGCATAAACAAATTGCTTAGAGGCACTAACCACATTAATGAGATTTGTTTGCAGCATTGAAGCGCGGCAGTTGTTCCTGCATGGGAAGCATAATATTAATGGTCTAAAATGGAAACTTGTCCCTCTCCGTGTTGCTGCTACCCCGTGTTTTCTGCTCGGTGACGCATCATGAGTGCGTTCCGCAAGCATGAGTTTTTAGAAACAGCCTTGCAAAACCCTCCAACAGACACGTTTCGCATGCACAGCCTTCCTCCTATGCTTCCGATGTCATCGACTGTGGACGGACCGTTTGGCTCTTGTTTCAAAAGCACCGAGCCAACACCCTTTCCGAGGCAGATAAATGTGCTGAAGGGACAGAAAAATGCTCTGCGGTGGTTGCTGTtatcgcgcgcgctcgcccgCTTATCGGCGCAATTTTTGGCCGCTTAAGTCCACAGACGACGACTACGACCACccgacacatacacagagactAGTGCaccgtttgaaaaaaaaacgcaccccagtcgatgatgatttttggaggaggggggggggcttttTTGGGGTGTGATGAATGTTAATGCTTGCCTTATCTTTTCCCCTTGGCCGTTCACCATAATCGCCCCCGGCAAAAGCAACGTACTGAAAATGATGGCTCAAATGAATCGGCTCTGTAATGGTAAAGGGACTAATGAAGCGATGTATTAAGATTTTCATGCGTTTTGTTTATTGATGCATTGCAGAAGTGCATGTTTACATTTCGTGTAAGAAGCATTCCAAATATATAATGTGTTCGAAAGGCAGGAGAACGAATATTTGCCcgtctacacacacacactctcaccattGCTCGCTTTGTGGGGTTGATCGTGGTTGCCGTTTCCATATCGAACCGTCTTTGTATCTTATCTTGTTAGGCAACTTCGTCGCAATTTTCGTTATCGATGAAGTGGTGGTGTCACACCTGCATTTACACTAACACTTCAAACCATACTTGGTTTGGTTTGTCCCCTTgaatccattttccatttgattttatttgtatatCAAATATCAAATCGACAAGTCAGCAATATTTATGGCTtagtttgaaatgaaaaatcataaaacaaaacgcaatgTGCTCGTTACGGCGAAACGATGAATTGttataagcaaacaaatattcgCGGCTTCATGCCCTTTTGCAATCAAGGTTTCCTTTCCTGTGAACAAACTTACCCTCAACTGCAATTGCTGCAATTCTCTCAAATGCTTCCACACTACAAAGAATTCCCCATATGATTCATTTAACTCCCGCGCGATAAGTAAAACATTTGTCAGCGTCCCTCGAACAATGTCATCATCGTCTTGGTGACGGGAAACTTTCCCCCGTCCCGAACGAGTAACATGTCGTCTCGTTTAATTCGTACCCGTTTACTGTCGTTTTGCTTGTCTCTTCCGGACAATATACATTTCCAATGTACTGATGCATTGCctctttttttatctcttctcCATTGTAGAAACAAGGCGGAATCCATCGATGTGACGGTAGCAGACTTCGATGGAGTTTTATTTCACATCTCGAACATAAACGGCGATAAAACGAAAGTGCGAGTAGGTATTCCTGTACTGTATGGACATTAAAACTAGccgacagaagaaaaaaacaaaagttccACAGCAGaaagaagcataaaaaagaATACGGACCCCCCACCACCCCTTAAAAAGGGTAAAAGTAGAGCAGCGAGGATGGGGACAAAAATTGAGACTATATGAGGACAGTGGCCGGAGCGAAAGCACCATTATCCAATTGATTATCGGCAAAACTATACATGTGTCTCGACGCACTGGTCCGTGTGGCGCGCGCGGTGTTCGAGTCGCTCGTTCGAGAAGTAGTGTGAATGTCCTTGTGGCGGGCTGATGCCAAGAAGCGATCCAAACGAACGATGCCAAACGCGCACTAGGCCTCTTATCATTTGCTGCCACTTTTGTTCGTTCGCTGCTCTCTCCCGTCATTCAGCTATCTAAAATGCTAcatgattgttttatttattatgttgCTGCTTGTTCCCGTTTTCTCCCGCAGACGAGCATATCGCTAAAATTCTACAAGCAGCTACAGGAGCACGGTGCCGATGAGCTGCTGAAGCGCGAGTATGGCGACCTGCTGGTAGCCCCCGAGGACGGGTACAACGTGTCGGTGCTGGTCGATCTGGAAAACATACCGGAAAACTGGGAGGAAACGGTGCGAAAGATCGGCCTGCTCAAGCGAAACTGCTTTGCCTCGGTGTTCGAGAAGTACTTCGACTTCCAGTCGCAGGGCGAGGGCGAAGGCGAGGGCCAGAAGCGGGCAGTAATTAACTATCGTAACGATGAAACGATGTAAGTGTGGGTTGGGAGGGTTTAGAATCGTACGCCATCCTTTCGTTTGAACGTTTTAGCTAAATTGCCTACTGTTGAATGGTCAGGAAGTGGTGAGCCTTTCTAAGTGCGAGCGAAAGGATGGCAAAATAGAATTGTTGCATTTGATAATTAATATCGTCCCCTCCCAACTTCCATTGCAGGTACGTTGAAGCAAAGCCGGACCGTGTGACCGTCGTGTTTAGTACGATATTCCGCGACGAGGACGACGTAGTGTTAGGGAAAGTGTTCATGCAGGAGCTGCGTGAGGGCCGAAGAGCTTCCCACACGGCGCCGCAAGTATTATTCTCCCACCGGGAGCCACCGCTCGAGCTGGCCAATACCGGGGCACGGGTCGGCGAGAACATAGGCTACGTAACGTTCGGTAAGTGATTGAGCAAGCCGACGGGGGCTTTGGATTCGATTGAGTGCTTTATTTCGACAAGCTATTTATCgatttttggcatttttttttctctctctttgcagTACTATTCCCACGGCATACTGCGAAGGAAACGCGCGATAACACGATCAATTTAATTCACATGTTCCGTGATTATTTGCATTATCATATTAAGGTATGTTGGACAGGGGAGGGGAAAGCAGTTCCAAACCAAAGGCAGTTGGTGGTTAttgttatctttttttataaactacTTCCCCCCAGTGTTCGAAGGCATACATCCACTCCCGAATGCGGGCAAAGACGACGGAGTTTTTAAAGGTGCTCAACCGTGCTCGACCGGAGCCCAAAAtaacggaaaagaaaacaataacgTAAGCattgtagatttttttaataccGAGCTCTGGACAAAATTGTGATAACCGTTTTTGTTCATACTTTTACATACTTTTGCAGCGGCCGAACATTCATCAGAAAAGAATGATTCTAGAAGTTGTCGGACGCGTCTAGTTGTTAAATGTGTAAGTATTCAAAACGAACCTAataaaaggaggaaaagagacGGCACGAGAAAAGCGCAAACGGAGGGAAAACCGATGGCAGAAATCCCAACTGGTCTCTCTTTTTTCGGAAGGAAGTGTAAGTGTAAAGGAAGTGGGTTTTGGGCAAATTCTGCTATCGCGAGGACAAAACAGTGCAGTGTCCGTGATTTGGTAGGCATAAAACCAAACCACCATCCCCACTCTTCTTCGCCGAAGCATCGTaagcaaataaaccattttcaaGCTGGTAACCGATTTGTTTTCGACAGTGTGTTCCTCTTTGGTGGGGACGGGGGTACGCACACCCACCCATCGGTGTAGGAAATGGCCAACGAAATAGTAATTGTAAGCCACAGCAAGAGCAAATGGTGCATAGGTGTGTGTGGTATATATAAGCTAACATCAAACAAATCCTAGCCTGTTACAATAGAATTCTAAACTTCTCACCCGAGATAGCccgagagaaaaaaggggatAAAGGCCACCACAATTTAGCCTATTACACAGTTTGACACACATTTGATAGTTAAAAATTAGTCGAAATTATACACTTTCGAACCAACCCACATACCCACATGCCGCAAAATGGATGCAAATTCAAACACACCATTataagaggaaaaaaaacagtcagtAGCATTCATTCTTAATCGTCGCTGCCaatgtgaaacaaaacaaga
Coding sequences within:
- the LOC120903637 gene encoding 40-kDa huntingtin-associated protein yields the protein MASSDLIYQYKTTCNKLKKIQRVLIKRFGPSVSEVSDEFGALANSFNEAFQPEYAAKCYIGQSKCEKLIGNDTGEVEALLRAARSFRTAHAKQERLRVSNIAHAYHEGAFRCYTQALSRLPDKSVIGAAIIRELKEISPSVELTSDFSSPCHRIADLERSAEESLAGRDYVGAFEKLSEIYDDVTERKCEALYQDVMRKIEVSRLLLLCLLQLPPSVRYDHKFIERYSTVGDAGRELRPDGGQPVPLPEELVFLLQSLVVSCQAKDVESLTAVRDEMCERQDLTSSQQALLKEVVAKYSK
- the LOC120903639 gene encoding 28S ribosomal protein S21, mitochondrial, which produces MRHAKFIARTVLVQNNNVEEACRVLNRILGKEEIFDQYRRTRYYEKPFQTRRRINFERCKSIYNEDMNRKIQFVLRKNRVEPFPGCN
- the LOC120903636 gene encoding probable actin-related protein 2/3 complex subunit 2, translated to MILLEINNRIVEETLTVKFKNAIAGNKAESIDVTVADFDGVLFHISNINGDKTKVRTSISLKFYKQLQEHGADELLKREYGDLLVAPEDGYNVSVLVDLENIPENWEETVRKIGLLKRNCFASVFEKYFDFQSQGEGEGEGQKRAVINYRNDETMYVEAKPDRVTVVFSTIFRDEDDVVLGKVFMQELREGRRASHTAPQVLFSHREPPLELANTGARVGENIGYVTFVLFPRHTAKETRDNTINLIHMFRDYLHYHIKCSKAYIHSRMRAKTTEFLKVLNRARPEPKITEKKTITGRTFIRKE